GGATAAATTATCAGGCTGTAGAGAATTTAGTTCACTATTTGTTGATAGAAATAAAGTTGCTTCACCCTCACAATCTGATAAGCCGGCATTAACTATCTCTACATTCGTGAAACCATTAGCTTCTACACCTTTTCGCAATAAGGAAACAACTGAACTAGCAGGTTCATAAGCCGTAATTTTACCTTCTCCTTGGAGTAACTTAGCCATAGTTAAGGTATAGACTCCATGATTAGCACCAATATCTAGGATTTCCATCCCTGGTGTAATCAGTTTGCGAATAAACTCCATTTCTGACTCAAACCAATCACCCTGTTCTAGCAAAACATAAGTTGTCAAGCTGTTGATATCATTCTTAACACATACTTTAATTCCACCCTCAATCTCCACTAGGCATTCATGAGGATCAGCATCAGTGAATTTAAAGTATTTACGCTCTTCAGAATTGTTAGCATTTTCCTGAAAAATGGGAATGGTTTTATTAGCAGGTCGAGAACGATACTGTTGTAAAAAACCTTTGAAAGTTTCTCGTATTTCACTATCTTCAGGTGCTAATAACAACGCACAGCGATAATATTTTTCAGCCTCTGCAATTAATTCCTGTTCTTCTAACAATTTACCTAGAGCTTGATAAGTGGCAGCAGAACCGCGATTAATGGTAAGAGATTGCAAATAAGATGGAATCGCATTTTCTACATCATCTAAGGATTGATAAGCTAAACCTAAATGATAATATCCCTGGGCATCATCAGGATGATTTTCGATATATTGCTGATAGTAATTAATAGCATCAGCGGGTTCTAATTCAACCGGAATAGAAACATGATTAGGGAGATTTTCGCTGTTAGATCCTGTGGTTTTTTCAATATAAATCTGCCACATTTGGCGATAAGCTGCTTCTAAAGTGCTGGCGATGTTTTTCACATCCAACAAAGGAGAGTGCAGCATTCGTTCGCGCATAGTTGAACGTAAAGATTGGAGGTAATCTGGATTTTGGGCTAATGCGATCGCTTTTTGAACATATTCTGCGGCACTATGGGCAATACAATCATCTAAACCAACACTATGGAGAATACTGGCACTCATCCGCTCCATTTTCCGAGTCCCTGCGAGAGTTAATGTCGGTACTCCCATCCACAGGGCTTCACAAGTCGTAGTACATCCCGTATAGGGAATACTATCCAAATGTAGATCAACCTGATTATAAAGATTCAGATGGTCTTCATCAGTAGCAAATCCACCATATAAGAAGATGCGTTTAGGATCAATACCCTGTTCCACAAAAGGTGTTTGAATTTTTTCAGTAATTAAGGGACTGAATACATCAGAACTAGCGCATTTTAATACCAAGCGAGAATTAGGTACTGCTTTGAGAATTTCAATCCACAGTGCAAAAGTTTCTGGTGTGAGTTTGCGTAAATTATTGAAAGATGAAAAAGTAAAAATTCCCGTTTTTTTGCTAGGAAGTTCAGTAATTTCCGGGGCATTTTCCAGAGGTTCATAACCTACATAGCAACGGGGTAAACGCCATATAGTTTCGCTGGTTTTTTCCTCTGTATCATCGGGATGAAGAACCTGATCAGTAATCCAGTAGTCAATTGTAGGTAAACCTGTAGTAGCAAAATAGCCTAAATATGTAGTTTGAATCGGCGCTGGTTTCATTCCCAAGACCATCATCCGGTTGTTTGCTGTATGCCCTGCCAAATCAACGATAATATCTATGCGGTCTGCTTGAATTAATTTAGCTACTTCTAAATCTGAAAGACCTACAGTAGAACGCCAAGCATCGCAGATATCTATAATTTCTTCTGTAATTGCATCTGGTTCTTTGACTTCCCCATAACAGAAAACCTCAACCTGGGTGCGGTCATGGTGTTGAAAAAGGGGTTTAATAAATGAACTTACCGAATGTCTGCGAAAATCAGGGGAAATATAGCCAATGCGTAAACGACGGTGTGGAGTTTTATCCTGAGAGTGGGTGGTGAGGGTTGGTAGCCATTGACTAACTACTTGTTGTTGATACCACAGTTGAGCAGAATCTAATATTTCTTGAGGTGTAAAACTGACAAGAGAAGATAAATTAAACAGAAAACAAGAATGTAGTTTAGGATTATTAGGATTAATTTTCAGGGCTTCATTTAACAGACTAATACACTCTGATAATTTTCCTTGTTCACCGGCAATAAATCCCAAAAGTTCATAAGTTTCGCTATGGTTAGGATTTAATTGCAATATTTTTTGGAAGCATTCTTGGGCTAAATCTGCTTGTCCATTTTTATAGTAAACATAACCTAAATTCTTTAAGGAATCAATGTAATTTGCATTAATCTTTAAAGACCGACGATAGGAAGTGATTGCTTCTGGATAGCGATTTTGATTTTGTAAAACACAACCTAAATTATAGTGAGCCAAAACACAATCTGGATCTAGCTCAATCACCAATTTAAAATAGATTTTGGCTTGTTCCCATTGTCGTTCACGCACCAACATTGCCCCAGTGTCGTTTATTTCTTCTGGGAGATTAAGCAATAATTCTAGGTCAGTTTCTCCTAACAAATTTTGAATGAAATCTGCACTTTCTCCTTGTTGCCAAAGTAAAGCTAAATTGAATTTTGCTCCCTGATGCTTTGGATCTAGATGCAAGACTTGAGAAAATTGTTCTATGGCTTGAGTAAATTGCTTTTGACGTTTAAAAATCAATCCTAAGCGATAGTAAGCCTTGGTATAATTATCATTAATGGTGATAGCATGATTATAATGAACAATAGCTTTTTCCCAATCATCCTCTTGTTCATAAACAAAGCCCAAATTATAATGAGATTTGGCTAACTGAGGTTGGATATTCAGAGCGCGTAAATACCATTTTTCTGCTAATTGTAAGTTATTTTGTAAAGTTAGGGCTGTTCCTAGTAAATGGCAAACTTCCGCCGCTTCATGTAACCGCCCCATTGCAGTTAAAATGGTGATCAGATATTGATCAATGGATTCGTAAAATTGTTCCCGTACTTCGGTCTTTATCTGGCTAAATTTACCAATAATTTTATCAATTTGGATTAGCAGTGGTTCTAATTGAATTGCTGCTAAATGTTGTTCTAATCTTTCGGATATACTAAACTCATCTTCGTCATTAAATTGTAGGAGTAATGGTTTGAGCAAAGTTTCAATAATTAAGCATTGCTCAGAACTGAGAATTTCTGTCCATTGTCCCAGAAATGTTGAATAGCGTAATAAAACTTTACATATTGAAATAAACTTAGCCTATAAGTGCTATTTTTCATCTTATCCAAATAAGTTTTCTAAACCAATGAACATAACTTATTTCCTGACACATATAGGACTGAAGATAACGGAGTTTATCTAATAAAGTTTTGCCAAATTCTTGCGGTATTTCTATTAGTTGCAATATCAAATAAGCGATTAAACAGCACATTATCTGAATTCTAATTCCATTCTCATTCTTTGTCATAAGTCTGTCTAACTTGAGGTGCATTTTTAAGAATTTCCATAACAATTCAATTTGCCATCTTTGTATGTAAATTTCCATAATCTCTTGATTACTAACTTGCTCTTCTCCTTCATTTAATAAGTTTGTTGCTAAACGAAATTCACTCTTAGTTTCTATATCACAAAATGCTACTACTCTAATTTCCACTTCTCTTTCATCTTTGCCAACTTTACAATTACCATTTTCTAGCATTTCTAAAGTGACATTATTTTTAATTCTTAAGACAAAAGCTTTATTTTTTTGTTGTTTTAATTCAGATATTCTTTCGGAGGATGCAAATCCTCTATCCATTATCCCTACTCCTTTTGACGGAATTGCTTCTACTGTTTCTTGTCCATATTTATGGTCATGTCCTTGCCCAAAATGAATCACCATTCCACCAACTTCTGATGTCAAACTATCTAACCCACAAAATAGTTTTACTTGATGATATCCTTGACTCCATAATAATTTACTTGTTAATGTAATAATTGTTGAATCTATAGGAAATAATGCTTGGGTTTCTTCCTTTCCTTTTTTCTTTCTCAGTTGATTGTTTAATTCAGTTATTATCTCCAAAAATACTTGAGTATCTCTCTTTTTACTTGCCTTGGAAAAATTTGATATTTTTAAATCTATCCCTTGATTATTTAGTCTTTGAAATAAATCTCTCATACTCACTATACTTTTATCCATGACATACTGTAACCACACTGATACAAATGAAAATGTGTCCAGAACTGGATAATCTTTTTTGGGCAATGGTTTCAATATTGTTTTGACCACTTCTGGGAAATTCTTTAAGCGCATAATTTGATAATTCTTTATCTAGATTTTTTTAGATTGTATCAAATTATGGTACTTTTTTTTAATCTTTTCCTAACATTCAACACTTCTGCCATTGTCCTACCGTTTCAGGTGATGGTAACTGATACTGCTTTAATAACAAATCAATTTTCGATTCGGTAAATTCAATATTTAAATATGTTGCTAACTTAGAAATTTCTGAATGTGGTTCTGAAATTAATTTTTCTCTACGAATTAATAAAGTTTGATGGCTATCAGAAAACCACTTTTCTTGGTATTGTTGCCAAAGGTTGATAAAAGTAGATTCAAAGGTTACTTTCTGTTTTAAAGAAGCGAGAACAGCAGCTAAAATTTCACGAGGATCTTGATGCAAGTAAATACCCTTAGCTTCACCTTGCTGAATTTTTTCTAAAGCTAATTTTGAGGGAATCTGATATTGAATTAGTGTTACAGATGAGGATGGTTGTAAAAGCTGAAAATAAGCATCTATTTCCGAGGCAGTATTGCAAATAGTTCCTTGAATATTGCTTTTATCTATTTGAGTTAGTAAGCTCTGGCAAAGGTTGTAACCCAGACTTCTCAAATCTTTAGCTGTTCCACCACAAAAAATAATCATAAAACCCTTCACATCCTGATAATTTATGCAAAAACTTGTAAAAAATAATCCTCAGAGAAATCTAAATAAAAATAGCCCTTTAATTTTTGTAAGAGGTTGTTTTAAAAATTTCTGTCTGTAACTTTAAGCTCTTATTAATCCCCCTATCCCCCCTTAACAATGGCTACGGTGTACACACAAGTTATCGAATTTAACTAAGCTTTCAACGAACCGCCTCCTCACTCCTAATTCTAGGAAAGAATTTCAGAGTCCCCCAAACTTGGGGGATTTAGGGGGCGAAATAGGCACAAAACGAAGACAGATAGGACTTGTGTGTACACCTTAGCTTAACAAGGGGGGAACTAGAATCAAAGTCCCCCTTTTTAAGGGGGATTTAGGGGGATCTAAAAGTTCTGGAAACAAAACTAAGGATTTTTCAAACATCTCTAAGACAGAAATTTTACTTATTATTGGGCAGGCTTTTTTGCCCACCCCACAAAATTGTATAAGTTATCAAAACGCAATTAATCTAGAGCCGCAGAACCACCACTTTGCCAAGATTTAACAATACCGATAATGTCACCAAAGCGATGATCATTAATAGCAGTATCAATGGCGCGAGCGATCGCAGCTTGAATAGTATTATCTGGATAATTGACAGTTCCAACATTCATATTTCCCTTGATAATTGCCACCTGACTGGGATCATTACCTACAGAACCATAGATAACTTTTATTGTCAGATTACCGTTAGGGCTACAGCGGAAACCGCTGTTATAAGGTACATCTTAGCCCCCTCATCGCTTGCGGGGAGGGGGTTGGGGGTGGGGTTCTTGTACCTCATAACATCGGGAAATGCTGTAATAGAACCTTGGGGAAATACAACTTCCGAGACAAAACTGTTAATTGTCTTTTACGCTTACCGGATACTCTTGTAAAATAAACTTATCCCCCAGTTGTTGAAGCCAGGGGGATAAAGTCTGGAGCATAGGGCATGAATTTTTTAGCCTATGTCCCATCAAGGTGGTTGACGATTCCTTCTATTTCCTTTAATGAGTAGGAATCGCCGACTTTTTCTAACTAGTCCAACCCACCACTTTGAAAGGATTTAACGATCATCTGTATCCGAAAAATCTCTTGATTTCAGGCTTTTCAACCTTTGGAGAGGGAGCAATTTTTTCAGAGGATGAAAGAAAAATTTTGTGAGTCAAACATCCCGATAAATTCCCATGATAGAGATTAATGCTGTTAGTTTTACTGGCAAGTAAGAACCTATCTATGTGTATCACTTTATGAGTAATTCCGATACTTGTCAAGCAGTAAAAAACTTTTAAATATCTAACTTTTGATAGATGCCAGACTTTTTTTGTATCCCACATTCAGCATGAGTAAATATACTCAAAATATTTTTCCCAGCAGGTTATTTTGTCAAAAAAAGAATTTCATAAAAAAGCTAAAACCCAGTCATAATAACCACTTCATGCTTTTTGCTATTTATGGAGGTATTCAATAAATTTAATCTCAAACCAACTGATTTATTGACATTATTCTCAATAAGCTTGATTCTAGCTTTAGATAGATCTGCGATGGCTACGCCGCGCCGAAGGCATCGCCCTAATATAGAATTGCGTATAATTGTCTAAAAGCCTTATTATCATTGGGTTATGGATAATTCCGAAAAATCAAAAAACACCTGCGGAATGTGGGTTGTATACTCAATATCATGTTTTTTCTGTTTCAGCAGTTTTATCAATGTTGGGGACAGTAAACAGTTTATCTTTGCTTAAG
The DNA window shown above is from Anabaena sp. WA102 and carries:
- a CDS encoding FkbM family methyltransferase, which translates into the protein MLKPLLLQFNDEDEFSISERLEQHLAAIQLEPLLIQIDKIIGKFSQIKTEVREQFYESIDQYLITILTAMGRLHEAAEVCHLLGTALTLQNNLQLAEKWYLRALNIQPQLAKSHYNLGFVYEQEDDWEKAIVHYNHAITINDNYTKAYYRLGLIFKRQKQFTQAIEQFSQVLHLDPKHQGAKFNLALLWQQGESADFIQNLLGETDLELLLNLPEEINDTGAMLVRERQWEQAKIYFKLVIELDPDCVLAHYNLGCVLQNQNRYPEAITSYRRSLKINANYIDSLKNLGYVYYKNGQADLAQECFQKILQLNPNHSETYELLGFIAGEQGKLSECISLLNEALKINPNNPKLHSCFLFNLSSLVSFTPQEILDSAQLWYQQQVVSQWLPTLTTHSQDKTPHRRLRIGYISPDFRRHSVSSFIKPLFQHHDRTQVEVFCYGEVKEPDAITEEIIDICDAWRSTVGLSDLEVAKLIQADRIDIIVDLAGHTANNRMMVLGMKPAPIQTTYLGYFATTGLPTIDYWITDQVLHPDDTEEKTSETIWRLPRCYVGYEPLENAPEITELPSKKTGIFTFSSFNNLRKLTPETFALWIEILKAVPNSRLVLKCASSDVFSPLITEKIQTPFVEQGIDPKRIFLYGGFATDEDHLNLYNQVDLHLDSIPYTGCTTTCEALWMGVPTLTLAGTRKMERMSASILHSVGLDDCIAHSAAEYVQKAIALAQNPDYLQSLRSTMRERMLHSPLLDVKNIASTLEAAYRQMWQIYIEKTTGSNSENLPNHVSIPVELEPADAINYYQQYIENHPDDAQGYYHLGLAYQSLDDVENAIPSYLQSLTINRGSAATYQALGKLLEEQELIAEAEKYYRCALLLAPEDSEIRETFKGFLQQYRSRPANKTIPIFQENANNSEERKYFKFTDADPHECLVEIEGGIKVCVKNDINSLTTYVLLEQGDWFESEMEFIRKLITPGMEILDIGANHGVYTLTMAKLLQGEGKITAYEPASSVVSLLRKGVEANGFTNVEIVNAGLSDCEGEATLFLSTNSELNSLQPDNLSQQQEIIQLLNLDQELALRKWQKIDFIKLDAEGEEAKILAGGKRFFFEQSPLIMFELKHGKHINMRLIKLFQNLGYETYYLVSSIGCLVPFDVNQPVDGYQLNLFACKPERSQQLAECGLLVTQVKEKPLLPQPSYWLEAIATLGYATPFLNQWQEYTTVSNADSEVYLEGLNYFFLAKTVSLSPGEKFAALEHSFKCIQQAVKAQASLTRYCSLARVATELGKRQVSVEILEKLITNINSGRLIRVNEPFLPVSQQYDHQIFNNNLQDWFLVSVVETCENSRVFSSYFSVKQSVSLLNQIIHKPFHSHQSEGRLLLANKRIDG
- a CDS encoding transposase, which produces MRLKNFPEVVKTILKPLPKKDYPVLDTFSFVSVWLQYVMDKSIVSMRDLFQRLNNQGIDLKISNFSKASKKRDTQVFLEIITELNNQLRKKKGKEETQALFPIDSTIITLTSKLLWSQGYHQVKLFCGLDSLTSEVGGMVIHFGQGHDHKYGQETVEAIPSKGVGIMDRGFASSERISELKQQKNKAFVLRIKNNVTLEMLENGNCKVGKDEREVEIRVVAFCDIETKSEFRLATNLLNEGEEQVSNQEIMEIYIQRWQIELLWKFLKMHLKLDRLMTKNENGIRIQIMCCLIAYLILQLIEIPQEFGKTLLDKLRYLQSYMCQEISYVHWFRKLIWIR
- a CDS encoding sulfotransferase domain-containing protein, encoding MIIFCGGTAKDLRSLGYNLCQSLLTQIDKSNIQGTICNTASEIDAYFQLLQPSSSVTLIQYQIPSKLALEKIQQGEAKGIYLHQDPREILAAVLASLKQKVTFESTFINLWQQYQEKWFSDSHQTLLIRREKLISEPHSEISKLATYLNIEFTESKIDLLLKQYQLPSPETVGQWQKC